A segment of the Ictalurus punctatus breed USDA103 chromosome 24, Coco_2.0, whole genome shotgun sequence genome:
AGGACATGCTACTATAGGAAACTCATCCATGCCAGTGTGGTGTGATATAGTCTGACACAAAGCAGAGATACTTTTACAATAAGTAACAGCACAGGACAAAGTgggttattcctcttatacctcagTGATTtgctatccatccattttctgtaccaatTATACTACACATCCTACACAATTATCCCAGGgtactcagggcacaaggtgggagacaccttggacagggtgccaacccatcgcagggcacactatggacaatttagaggcGCCAATCAGTCTACTGGCAGAGGAAggtggagtacccggaggaaacccccgaaacacggggagaacatgcaaactccatgtaCACAGGGCAGGGTGGAGGTAGGAATCGAATCCACAAgcctggaggtgcgaggtaaatgtgctaaccactaagccaccctgcACCACAGTGATTTGCTAGTGATTATCTATGACACATCacactttttaaccatttctaATTATTTATTGCTATTTGAAACCTGTGAAACAAGTTCATTCGTGCCATGCCTGGTGTTGTACCAATTTTAAACAGTCCTTCAATATAATAACTCACtagtaactccacttcacaGCGGACCATATCTCATCACCCTGGCCTGGATTATTGTCTTATAACAGCACGCCCCATTGTGCATCATTCCTTACATAATTCTTCCTTCATATGATATTTCCCACATACTAAATAAGCCATGGGAATTCAGACACATATACATCTAATGTTTGGTAATTCACTTGAATACGTACAGGTATGGTCAAGGTTTTCACTTCTAACACTTAAATTGATGGAACTCCATAACAGGGTAATAAAGTCACAAAACATTGTGCAGAAAGGCACAGTTTGTAAGTCCCTCTATGCTCTGTCCATTAATGGAAAGGGACCACCACTAAACACATATATGGATGGTGAATCATTATCAACACAGCAGTGGACAAATAGGAGCCTATAACTAACACACTTGAGAGGTGGACCAACAATGTAGAAGTAGTCAGTGAGTGTATAGAAAACCTAGCAAAGCTGCTGCACCTGATCCACTCATACAAACATCACACATTGGTCTCTAAAGGCGACTTGTTTACTTATGATTCAGTAAACCCAGTTTTATCATCTCAGTCTTTACCTTTGTGTTTAAAGGAACAAAGCACAAGTATTAACCTTTATTACTTTTGATTATTGTCCTAAGAGTGACAACTGATGCATGTTTTACCACAGATTTATTGTGAGTGCTTGAGATTAAAAATTCTTAATAAGCACCAGTAATTTTCAgacatataattaaaaaaaaggatattatgtaatataaagGGATTGAtatgatataaaaatatataacatgcTGCTTATTTGATACTTTTCCCCCCTTTTTGTTTTCATCAGCAGTGTAGCGTCTGCAACtgagtacattttttttcatttctattactaatatttattaatgagtCATGTGCAAAGGATGGAGTCACATAGTTTGACCTAATGTAGGTTTTTGACATACGTTACTGGGGCGTACgttacctccagggttggggattcgaatCCCACTTCCGCCCTTTGtgattcaggggtttcctcctccagtttaaagacatgcatggtaggctgattggcatctctctATTGTGCTTAGTGTGCGAGtatgaccctgtgtagtataagcagtacagaaaatagatggatgtatggactCAGAGTCAGTGCAATAAAACCaagcaggttaaaaaaaaaaaggcacatttATGATCAAAGATTTTCTACAAATttctatttaatgttttttttaacattttgttgAATACACTTGAACAATACCATACATAAAATACACTTCGCAAAATAAGCAATGGTTGTCATGTAAAACAACAAACTGAAGAACCATtaacaggtgttcctaatgtcagtacattacattacattattttcatGTAATACAGATAATCATCATCCAGAATAGATGTTTTAAAGAACACACTGAgctgattaaaacaaaacaatgtgtagaaaaatatattattgtCAGTAttcttaaatataaaataaccaaaaacaaatataattacTGTTTCACTAGACAATCAGACTAGTAAATATGAAAACTGAAGCTTTTagaatttaatttttaataaaaacagtttaaagtccagaaagtaaataaaagaatgcAGCCACAGCCAAGTATTAAGTTTTCTTGTAAAAGTGTAACCTAATctgtaaaatacttttattttccCTTAGGTAGATTCTTTCTAGTAGAAAGAAATTTACTCTTTCTAACGGTATAAAGCTTTAAAAATCTGCATCGAGAGTGAATTCAGAGTCCGTTGTATTTGACATCACTCCAAACCGTTGGTACTCAGCCACACGCTTCTCAAAGAAGTTAGTTTTTCCTTCCAATGAGATGAACTCCATGAAATCGAATGGGTTTTTGGCTTCGTATACCTTTTGAGAAATAAAGCAGAATTTAAAACTCATTTTGTATTTTGAAATTCATTTCATCAGTAAAATAAAGCCAGGTCTCCCAGGCACTAAGTGGTAACACAAAATGAACTAGCTACATTGAAACACGAGTTGGACTACATtggtagaaaaataaatacaaaatgacTAACTTCAGGTATTCCTAAGTCTGTTAACAACCGGTCAGCCACAAACTCGATGTATTGCTTCATCAAATAGCTGTTAATCCCAATGAGGTCAACTGGTAAAGCCTCAGTCAAAAActcctgagaaaaaaaaacaagcaatttTGTTCAAATTTTTGTCCTTGTTATACAACAAATAAATTGCACTATTACAATAATTTGGCTTTTCAGATCGCACTAACCTGTTCGATGAGAACCGCTTTAGTGATGATATCCTTCACTCTGTCAGCTGACGGCTTTTTCTGCAAGTGGCTGTATACAAGGCATGCAAAATTACAGTGCAAACCCTGTGAATGCAAGAACATATTTTTAGAACTTCCTAGAAGTAAACTTTTTTTGGTCCCTAGGAATATATTTTGGTTGGTCAAATTTACCTCATCTCTACTGATGAGCTCATTGGAGTAGGTGAGTCCAGGCATCAAACctcttttcttcagccagaagaTGGCAGCAAATGATCCTGAGAAAAAGATCCCTTCGACTGCCGCAAACGCTACTAATCGCTCCGCTGTGAATAATAAATGTCTATAAGTTATACCTCACAAAATGATCCAATCATAAATTAAGGCTAGTCAGGAAACAGTGGATATGATGCATAAACAGTAGGTAAACCATGCAAAATGGATGCAGTGAATTTAACACAATTagcattttattaatatttttaagtaATTAATCCATACAAAAGAGTAACTCCTCAAGAAGTTGAAAAAAATCTGCAACTTGCCAAAGGTAGAGTTTGTGTCAGAGATCCACTGCAGAGCCCaatcagcttttcttttcacataaggCAAGGTTTCAATGGCGTTAAATAAATAGTCTCTGGAAAAGATGGACAGGACATTATAACATTAATACTAACAATCAGTTATCATTGTAACAGTGTGAAATAGAGGTCGACCCATTGATCGGTTTTGATCGATTAATCAGCATCGATAACTGATAGTTTTTCCTGGTTGCGTTTGTTGCGGGAccagctgagaagggtccgctgtcattatacagtatgaggGGTCTCTacaggcgaaataaaaactatcagtgacaaattttgttgtgatattttaagtgtttttttaaattcattttggacgtctctATATTTATTTGCcatgttactttttggttccgTTTGgatgtacatattttatttactttaatatttattaatagttatatatatatatatatatatatatatatatatatatatatatatatatatataatttaaaaatatacagtatgttttcatGGTAcattcagtactgtttatttttgtagacGTTCAGTATTTTacattgtgtgtttaaaaacTCAATTcacaattcagttttatttatgtagcgcttttaacaatggacattgtcccaaagctgctttaaagaaatatataaattgaggatatacattttaaatttatgaatttatccctgaTGAGCAAGTCAGAGGCGATGGTGTCAaggaaaaaactccctgagacgatatgaggaacaAACTTTGAGAgtaaccagactcaaaagggaacacatcctcatctgggtgacaccggatagtgcgattataaataaatcccttctatgaACTGTGTAtcacatggtcaaaaagtgaaACTGTCTAAcgaggaaattcattacagttttcacatgaagtccgATGATTAACATGATTAACCAGTTATCGGCGGATACTTCCCAACTTACTTATCGGTATCTgtaaatccactatcggtcgaccgcTAGAGTGAAATATTCCCAAGAGTACATTGTTCTatactttatataaaaacacagtTAGAGGCAGACTTATATTTCATCTTTGCAGCAGGTAACATTAATAACACAAACTACAGTAAGCTACTGcaacaaaaatatcaaatttatCATGTAAACCTCTAATTGGCCAAAATGTCAAATGTTaccatgtacattttttttttaaatctgctttTACTGTCTCAGTACCATATTAAATTTTTTCCAAGATAACAAGAATGTACAGAAGATAACTACAATTAAATAGTGAATAGAGAAATCCTGATAAAAGCTAACATACAAGGCCGATTACAGTAGGACTTTTTACATATTTGCAGTCACTATCATGTTTCTTTGTAAACCACATTATGTAAAACAGTTAACTGGTAGGAAAGACAGTTAACCTCAATGAGCACTGAACTGAAATGAACTGCACCTGCAACCTCCATTTAAAGATTTCTTGTAGAGCACTAGTTGTGAATAATAACGCCTGGCCCCAGTGGTGGCCCCTCACCTCTCCTTTAGATCCCTGATGTATGTGTTAATCAGCAGGCTGTACATCTCTGAGTGCACATTCTCAATCAGGATCTGGAAGCCATAAAAAGAGCGAGCCTCAGGAACCTGCACCTCCTGACTGAACCTCTGCACCTGCACAATGAGACACATGAACAGACCGAGTTCAGGACAATGTCACAATGACAAGCAAAGAACTGTGCATTAGTGTTGATACACTAGCGATACACTTGAGTGATGGCTTGAATTCTGTTAAACTAAATCCATCACagcatatcatatcatatagaGAAAACTATTACTTTATAACTAACATAAAATCTGACTTTCGCTTATATAACATCTTATGACACAGATGTTGATAAAAGCTTGATGCTGATTGGTTTTGTATGAACCAACAATaatagtcatcatcatcatcacttttCTTTCTGAAATCAAAATCTCAAAGTGCTTGACATATAAAAGATTGGTAGATCTGAGAGGTGCAATAAAGAACCAATCACTCATGAAATGACTATACATCTATTAAAATTATAGATTTCCAATCATGGAAGTATATTTTACAAGATAAAAGTCCAGAGAACTAAGAATAGGTCAAGTTAAATCAACTATGTTTAACTAACctggatttaaaaacaacaattgAGCTGGTATTCCTTATGTTCCCTGGAACACAACTACAGAGATATTATGTTCAACAACTTCTATCATCTGAGCTGCAACTGATTCTCAGGACTAACGGTAGGCCTGCTTCAGCTGAGCCAAGTGCTCAGGATGGACTACACTGCTTCAGATCAGTGAGATGCTCCAGACTTTTGACCACTCTGAGATTTAAACATCATGAGCACAGCTTTGTAGTGAATGCAAAAATTAATAGGCAGTCAGTGTGACGGAAGTTTAGGCCTAAAGTCTGGTGAGAATGCAAGGTAATCAATACATTGCTCAAGATAAAAGGGACTGCCACATGGCTAAATGTCAATGAAGAAATGTAAACGCAGCAGAGAAGTTTACCAAGTTCTCATTGACAATGCCATCACTTGCTGCAAAGAAAGCCAagatgtgagatataaagtgtTTCTCCTCAGGCTTCAGTCTTTCCCAGTGGGCCAGATCCTTTGATAAATCCACCtacaaaaacattcagaaattaTGAATATTTCTAATTAGGTCAATAACATACATTCCATTGTATTTAGGACAAATCAATTCAGTACTAAGTACACTgttgcataaacacacaaaaacaacacactattGAACAACATGTGGTGTTAAGTGAGTACACACATattgcatcacaccaccttgtcgttgattattttccaatgacaGCACATCCCCAAATGTATTATGCCTTACACAATGCTCTGTTGCCTTGCATCACAGTCAAACTTGCTACTACTGTGTTATAGAACAGTGATAAATTAAATCTTCACCTCTTCGACTGTCCAGAACGATGCCTGGGCTTGtttgtacattttccacatgtCTGGATACTGAATCGGAAAGATGACAAATCGCTTTTTGTTCTGTCTGAGAAGAGGCTCGTCGTCACTGCTCTTTGGATCCATGTCCTTGTGCCCATTCTGCAAAAAGACAAAATCACCGCTTTCAGCACAGTGCAAAGTTTAGAACTGGCTAATGCAATTGCAGGAGGTGAAGCCAGATGAGTCTAAATAGTCCATTGTTTAAATCATAACACCGTCTCAGGAGGTTCTAAACCTCCATGGTGGTAGATTAGTTTCACCGCTTCACTGCTGCCACAGCAGCAACCTATgatatataatgaatataatatatattaatataatgaaACAATGTCTGAAACTCTATTTGTGAATTTGACATGGTTAGGTGAAGACAAAATGCACTTACTATTCAATTGGTTCAGAATAAAGAACAATTTTACTAGGCAACTGGAAAAAACTGGACGCTGAGGTTACTGAGTTATCCATTAGATGTTTTATATGGAGACAGAGAAAACTTTTGATGCCACACCGTGAACCAGAAGTGAATGGTGGGTGATGTGGATACATGGATGTCTAACAAGTATGCAAGCCAGGAAACATCTACATAGGTAGTCTCTAACTTAATGAATATCTGTTGACTGATAATAATTTTgacttaaattattattattattttttaaaatcctataGCATCATTGCATGTTTGATCACATGTTTGATGTTGCAGCAACATGAATGTATTTAATGGTAAACCCTGCTATGTCCAACACTGCTATGTCCAACACTGATGTATCCAACACTGCTGTATCTGCATACAATGGTCAGATGTTAAATCCAGATACAAATCTATTGATACACAAATTGGTTATAAATCCAGTTACACAACTCTGAGCTCTAGACGTTTCTTTCTTTGTTATGAAAGgttacaaaacactgaacctGCTCTGAGAGTTATTTAAACTCCCTTCACACAACCAGCACATTTTATATACCTGATATTCTTTGGAGTCGGTTCGCATGGTCATCAAATTTGTATCCATTACGAAAACATTGCTTTCGACGCAAAAGCTGCGTATGTTAGCCGGTTCTGTCGTGATATCCTGTCTTTAACACCGACTAATCGTCTCCTCCATGCCTCCCTTCAGGCTTTTACTACGCATGCGCAGGCGCATGCGCCGATTTTTATGCTTTACGACTCTGCTCAAGCTGTAGCACGGGAATAGATTCAGTTACCACAGCAAATTCTCTTTATTGATaataagctgttttttttgttgttgttgttgttgttgttgttttttggaacctagatttatttttcatattgaCTACATATCCTGTTTATTCCAACTAAAATTATGCTTGTATATCAGGACTAAAAGCATTTCTTCATGTAGCTTTGATTGGTAGTTTTGATATGGCAAaatcaaaatctttttttcaaaatgatgccacaaagttgaaagcacacaatcGTATgcaatgtctttgtatgctgtagcattacaatttccctttactggaactaagaggcccgaaCCTGTTCTAGCATCACAGtatctctgtgcacaaagcgagctccatgaaggcatggtttgccaaggatagagtggaagaactcaatggcctgtacagagccctgacctcaaccccactgaacacctttgagataaATCAGAACCCCGACTGcatcccagacctcctcacacaccatcAGTGCCCAACTTCTCTAATGctgttgtggctgaatgagcacaaatccccacagctccAGAATATAgaagaaagccttcccagaagagtgtagCAAAGGGGTACtcaatctggaatgggatgttcaacaagcacatgagTGTATGTtgtaattatataaacaaaaagaTTCACTTCAGagaatacaataataataattatatatatatatatatatatatatatatatatatatatatatatatatatatatatatattccatatCAAGTAAACAGTAGACAAAAATTCTCAATAAATCAATCGTAAATGATtatcatattatatcatattattttcttatagcagcatgccccatcatgttttattatttacttgaacatgtttttatgcTGACTATGGAACCAACTTCTACCAAATATTAGGCAGCTATTTACAGGAAGAAGCCCGAGACATGATTCCTTTGTGATAAAACCTTTCTGATTACTGGTAGGGATTTGGTCATCATGATGCAAATCACATTCTATGTTTCAGTAAGATCTAAAGGGATATCAAGTAGCAATATGAAGTGGTAGGAGCTAGTAGCTTAATGTATATGAGAAGCTCTTAAATAGTAGACCATATACTGTACTTATTTACAAGATTAGTAGATAGTAATAGATGAATAATCTTTCAAATGATTATATCTTGGCTTTAGTCAGGTTAGTCTGGTTACAGCTGTAGTTTATACTAAAATCTAGAAACCATCATTGAAATTCAGCAAACGTAAAAAGCGCACATAATTAATATTCATGTGGGGTAATACTGCTGATCTTGGAATCCCACGAAAGAAAACAGCTTGCCTCAGGAAAACACCAAGAAACAATTATAAAGGCTCTCTAAAAGTTCATGAATAATCTATATATGAGCAGTTGAAAAATGAAACATGAATAGATGAAGCAGGGACTGAAAGCAGAAACTGCCCAGTACAAGCCACTAGCAACAGTTGCATCTAAAACTTACCAAAACATCTCTAAAGTTCGATGCAAGACCTAGATTTTAAACTTTGAGTGCTTAAAGCATACTGTAATCTTTGTATTTTTCTTGGATTTGTGaacatttaatcacatttaaagTATGTTcagtgctgattttttttttttttttttaaagagaaacatATCAGACAaggaaatgtattattttaaggTTAGTATTTTCAGAAATTTGAACACAATGTTACAGTCAAAAACAGGCCATGGTCCATGATTATTTCCTtagataaaaatattttacatttctaaCAGGGTGATTTCATTTCCCACTGTGGGGATATGGGCATTTTCG
Coding sequences within it:
- the rrm2b gene encoding ribonucleoside-diphosphate reductase subunit M2 B, translating into MDTNLMTMRTDSKEYQNGHKDMDPKSSDDEPLLRQNKKRFVIFPIQYPDMWKMYKQAQASFWTVEEVDLSKDLAHWERLKPEEKHFISHILAFFAASDGIVNENLVQRFSQEVQVPEARSFYGFQILIENVHSEMYSLLINTYIRDLKERDYLFNAIETLPYVKRKADWALQWISDTNSTFAERLVAFAAVEGIFFSGSFAAIFWLKKRGLMPGLTYSNELISRDEGLHCNFACLVYSHLQKKPSADRVKDIITKAVLIEQEFLTEALPVDLIGINSYLMKQYIEFVADRLLTDLGIPEVYEAKNPFDFMEFISLEGKTNFFEKRVAEYQRFGVMSNTTDSEFTLDADF